The Etheostoma cragini isolate CJK2018 chromosome 22, CSU_Ecrag_1.0, whole genome shotgun sequence genome segment TGGACATCTACTGCATTTGAATAAATCATTATTCAACACTTattactgaagtaaaaaaatcacttaaaggagaattccagccaatttttatgttaatgttgaTCGCTATAATTATGCGTGTACTTTCGATTGAAACCCCNNNNNNNNNNCCCGGCCCGCATGGGTAAAGGCAACTCGGAGTATCTgcagcttccactgagctaaaacgacAGTTGTCAGGGCatgttttagagtgcctttgtgcctcttaacatacagaaaatgcaattaaaatgtctgtgcaacatgaacagggctcTCACGTGAAAACAATATGCGTATTCAACTCAGACATAatttaaattcacctaccctgtctctaTCCTGCCGGTAGCTTGCTTGGCATTTTCTCTGCTAGCTGCTAGccgttagctgctagctgctgcCCAAGATGTTCAGCCAGGCTTCCGtgataaacatacatacatacatacatacatacatacatatcaaTACACGCGGATCTGCTGCgtgatgattatcacagaagcctGGCTGAACCTCATGGATGGCAGCTAGTAGCTCACAGCTAGCAGCAAACAGGGGGAGCTAGCTATCGGCAGGATAGgaacagggtaggtgaatttaaactATGTCTAAGTTGAAAACGCATAttgttgtcacgtaagggccctgttcatgttgcacagacattttaattgaattttgtgtctgttaagaagCACAAATGCTGTCTAAAACTGCAGATACGCTGTCTTGCCTGCATTCATTCGGGTCAAATGGATTTGATCGAAAGTACGCTCATTTTTGTAGCAATTAAGATTAACGTAAAAATTGCCCGGAattcacctttttaaaaacctgaaatCATGCACGGAAGCAGAACATTTATTCcctgaacataaaacataaggataaaataatgaaatggaaTTCTTCCCAACATTGCAAGCACACCAAAGATCTTCAGTAGGCCTACACAATATAATAGCAAGGTGCAATCtataaacatttcattttgtataAAAAGTAAGATAAACTTCCTGTGTCAGTGCTAAGTAAGAAAGCAGATCATTAATTTTATAGTAGAGGTGTAGcaataaatgttatattttgaaCATCTCAAGCTACACCTTTTTGTCCCGTGAAGTCGTTTGAATCCAAATTTGGACCAGTGACATGGCCtatcactgaaaacatttaTAGTCCTGTTCCTGTTGTCCTTTTCCACACCAATATATGAAACCTATTTATTTCTGACATAAACCATCTTTGTGCAGTAAAGGGTAACTAGCACACCAAATGTGTGTTATATCCTTTACAAATGCAACATTTATGGTTCTTGTCTGAGTAACCTTTGCTAAAAACGTTTATAAAGGTTTTATACAGATGGAATTATATGTTCTTTAAAAGATTTACGCCTTCATATGAACAAATAGGCTTGGGGCTGAATGCCATAGACAGGAGTGACGTCAGAAAGCAATGAACGCTGGGCTAACATattgttagttttttgtgttttaacaggATTTGTtgataagaaaaagttaaagaaacacCAGACATATCCTCTAAATCAATGTATCTGGTACATTATGAATTAGACAGCTGCTTAGATTTAAGTATCCACTATCCAATTTAAagataagcttttttttttttattaattaaagttAATATATTAGGATATTTACTGTCcttaatgtaacattttaactGGGAAAATCCAGCCATGATTGTGAACAAATATAAAAGGTGATTTAGACGAACATTAAATATGGTCCCTGCAGACAGGAAATTGGCCTCCGCTATAAACAAGCATTTGGGAAGCCGGTGAGTTGACACCTCTAGAGTTACACAAGATAGATCCATATAGACAGAATGGCCCTTGGGGGTGTCACTGCATTATGGACAGCTTTGCATCACACATTCTCATCCATGCTTTATTGCATGCAAACCATAGGAGAAGCCCAGGGAAGCCATctcacatttcatttatcaaaaGGTAATAATTTCAAGAGCCTCAGAAGATAGTTCATTCTTATTTCAAATGGCTTGCTTAAAAACGTGCATCAAGATTTACAAAAGCtcctttttaaaagcagctgcACTGAAGAATACTTAAACATCAATTAACCCAGAGGGGAACCTGGTCAGCTGCGTTCATTCTGCATAATTGATGAGTCTGTTTAGCCTTAAACTGCCCTGACTGAACATTATCGTACATTTAATTACTTATATCTAGTATGCTGGTTGAATTAacgttttgtttaattttgtgttcAATTGTAAAACCAGAAATGCCATTTCTGTAAAAtcttccatctctttttttcctaaaatgaaAGGCCAAGCTCTCACTTCTATTAGAGAGGCATTTTTAATGTCTGGACTATAAACCAAAAGGACACCTGAGCTACGGGTCTTAGTGTGGAGCCCTGGGCATTGCAGTCCCAGCAATCAGCACCAGCATACCTGTTCATACTCATTGGAACAGCAAGAGTGACcttgtttattaaaatgagTCTGTCCAAGTCGAGCAGAACACCAGAAGTATTAGAAAAAGACAGCTCAATACACCAGGGAGAGCTGTCCAATTATTTAGGAAGGGACAGTTTGCAGAGAAGCACTTGTCCCTCCACAGATCGCAATTAGAAAGTCAGATGATTAATTGAAAGAATCTGTTGCCATGGAGAGTTTGCATGTTTGACATTGGTTCTGTGAAATCCTTTCTCAGAACCACTTCAAAGTTCCTGGTATGGAATTCACTTTAACACAAGTCCAGATTTTTATCTAAGCGTTTTATGTTAGGCTATTCTCCACCTGCATTAAGAGGTCAAACACAAAGGTCATATTAAGTGGCAACATCCCAGTTTCCCCAGGGGAATCATTCAAGTTTTATGTAATCTAATCGTCTGAGAGACTCGCCTTAATTGAGGAAACAAAGAGATAACGATTTAAGCCCGAGTCTATTCCGGCGTGGCGTCACAAAAGAGGATTTCTCTCCCAGTGCTCTGTGAAGGGACAGTGATTTGAAAATGAGGTGACATGAGTTGACCACGAGCAGTCACTCTCTCATCTGGCGGTGTTGTCTATTTGTGTCAGCCAACATGTGTTTCTCATGATGGGAGCTGACACCTCGCCCGCAGCAGCATGCATGAACAGCGACAATGTGGAGAGGCTAATAGGAGAAACAATTTTAAGCAGACTGCAAATTACACTCTGAATGATCAcctaaaatgtctcaaaataagATTTAAATTTTCGAAGATGGCAGAAATTCTGAAGAACAATCCCCATTGTACATTTGagttacatttacaaatgttctcctcttctcctctctcttaaattgactgttttttatgttagtGCACACTGTACAATTTGTGCTCTTACTATAAATCTGCGCGTGCTGCACGTCTGGATTGGAACTAATGTTTTCCCGGGCTGAATGTCTGCGTAAAATGGGTTTACCCTTAGGGATTAATAGAAAGGGTTTTACCACATCGTGAAAGGTGACTTAACAAATATATAGAGTGTATGCTTAAAGTGGAAAAGTGTCAACTTGTTAAACATCATTGGGAATTTCATTGTATTGCACAATAGCTGAACTTAGTGTGAAACAGACCAGTCAGAGTTCTCCTTTTTATCATCAAACTATTCAAGATTCGAATGGCTGATTTTGGATTAAGCTCTCCATCCTGAAAGCGTGGCTTGGCAGTGGGCCCCTTGAGGTGGCCGAGGCACCCAAAGGCAGAAGTGGTGACGTAGGTGCAGCAGTAATGAATCACTGGGAGACGATGCAACTCAGAGATGCACCGCAGATGCACATTCACTGGATACAACACAGGTCAGCTGGGAACCTTCTGTGGAATCATTTGTAAGGTGCAATATCAGTCAGTCCTGCAGATTGCACCAAAAGTACCTGTTGTACCTGCAACTATTTGATGCAATTCCAAGATGGTATAGTCtctatattatttataattagtGCATTATGGCACTGTTAAGGTTGGACATTCGATCAAAAAGAACAGTCACTGTAGTTTGTTATATACTAATTCATTATTTGTCAAGCAAAGCACATTTAAATCTAATTGTGGACACATAAGTAAGAAAATGAGCTGTGACtgagaagcagaaaaaaacatatttttaaacttaTCTCGCGTTAATACTCAGTCACTTTTGAATATACGCCTTTCAAACCTGCGCAATTATTGGCAACTAACTCATTCAAGTGAAAATGCCAGCAGGTGTTGCACCTACAGGCCTATTCTGAAAGCACAGTGGCAGACGCTGGTGAACGCGCGCGCACGCTCACATATGACTCATCTCATCTAAACTAAAGCACTTTGTCAGAAGCGTCCATTCACGTTACACACCCATGCAAGAACGCGCAGACTCAATCTCATCTTGTTGCGCGACACTTGTAGTGAGGTCGGCTATATAAGTCCATTCTGAATCTACTCTTTAAGTAACTATATACTTGTTTCTTCAAAGAAGTGAAGGAGGGCGGCATCTCGCCAACTACCTGGCAACCTACAAGGCTCTACTGGACCTCCTCTAAAGATTGAAGGTATGAAAAGCTTCAGTTTAGTTAATGTTTTTCTGCATGAATTCTTTGCCatgttacattttcttattttaactcACCATTTAGATTTTGTCCTTTAGTAATTGCACtgcattttcaaactttttgtCTAATAGTGCAACAACGCAGTAATACTTCCAGTTTATCCATTAATGAGCCAAAATCCAACCTCTCATTACGCGCAAATATTACACATTACGGCCCAATTTACAAAGTATATTTCCTCGAATTACTGTGGATGGAGGTAAATCACTAAATCTCTCAAAATAAGCTCACTTTAGTCATAGTTACATCGCTGTTACATTAATGCGATGCCTGTTTTTACGTGCGTAAAAGTTGGGATGAGAAATAATCcaagcatttgtttttcttctcagatTCCTGTTGATATCCTGACATGAAGCTCAATTTACTTGGTACCACCTTGATTCTGCTAGTTGCCTTCTTACCGCGCTACGAATGTCGGGCTATTGAGAGCCCTGGCGGTGCCCTGCGCGTCCCTGCTCCCCAAACCCAAAACTCCCAGCCACAGCAGCAGCGGTCTGGCCCCATCCTGGAGCGGCTTGGAGAGGAGTATTTCATCCGACTGGGCAACGGGGACTCTAATTCTTTCCCATCACCGCCCATGTATCCCGGCGGAACACCTGCAATCTACAACAGAGCGTTGCAACTCCAGCTGACGCGGCGTCTTTTGCAAGGGAAAGTTGGAAACATCAGGGCGCTCATAAGCGGCTTCGGGGACCGCGGAGACGAGTCgatggagagaggaaggaggtcCGAAGACCCGCCTATATCCCTGGATCTGACTTTCCACCTGCTGCGGGAAATGATGGAGATGTCCAAGGCGGAACAGCTGGCTCAGCAAGCGCAAAATAACAGAAGAATGATGGAGCTCTTCGGGAAATGAAGACCTCTTCCCAGACGGCCAAAGatctcccttctctttctttcttttttgttgctacATTTTTACCATCAACACAAAACATGCTGTGTACAATATAGTGCTGCTTTATCACTTtataatttaaagctttaaccTCAAACTATGGAGCGTAAACGGCCTTGACTTATACTGATTCGATTGTACCTGGTCATTTTAATGTTGGTATCAAATCTGTAGAAATCACACGTTCTTCATATTTGAGATTAAATGCTTTTGGTTGAGACATGAATTAAAGTTGGCGTTTTGTTTTAGATTATGAAACCCTGTATTTATGATATTTATGTTTGTTAATAAACGTATGTGCAACCAGTCATTTTCTGTTGTGCAAGAGAACGTCttatatctatattttttaataaaaaattaaaagcaatgCTTACACTTCTCTGTGGATATCCTTACATGTCAGTTAAGAATAACTCCCAACTATACTTATTTTGCGTGACATATAGATATGTAATCTTACATTGgagaaatacatatttacagttGGAGAGAGCACAAATGGCCACAGCATCTGGAGTCTTGCCTacacaaatattgattaatataaaaagttattttctaaCCGATTATAAAAACCTTAAATGGTGTAACCATGGCATTGCTTTGGAGCCAAGtcgtacaaaaatgtatttacaaaaaagcacaaaaatgtaCCAAAGACGTTTCTAAGGATGCTTTGAAAGCACCTGTAGTCATGGAGGTGAAGGACAGTCATACAGCATCCTTTCTCCTAAACCGTTAATCCTCAAGAAGCATTTTACCAGCAAGAGGCAACCACAGACATCTGAAGGATGCACAACTGTTAGCTAATGAGTGTGaaagacactgtgtgtgtgtgtgtgagagtatgtACTGATCATTGACCCACAGTGTAACTAAACAAGAGCTGTCGGTGTGAGTCATCCTATTCATTTTGGCCCATTTAACAACTTGGGGCTTCGTGCTGCATGAACCCATTTTTAAAGAATCCAACTCACCGGGAGACGGTGTACAATAATTAGATGAGACTCAGTGGCGGACTATCTCAACAGTGGAGTCACTCCAAGGTGAGACTTTTGCAAGGCAGCAAATATATAACTTAAGGATTGAGGCACGCTGAAGCCTAATATGTACAATAAGTTGCAGGCAGGAATGATATCATGACCATGAACTGTCTGAACAAGCTATACAAATGGCACTAATGCTTTTTCTAGATAGATTCACTTTGACAGagataaattaaaatgactatgtaaaagaaataaagggagggagaaagacaaaACATATGCTGTTTATCTCaagccatgcacacacacagacacacaaatgggTGAGGGTGTTACACCAAAAAAATTTCATTAGTAGTTTAGACCTGAAGTACAGTGAAAGAGCCAAGATTTGAGAGATAATATGCAGATAATGTGTTTGTACAATCCAGTTTTAATGACACATAATGCGTAATTGTAACATGACAAAGAATACGACACATAACACAGCCTGTTATGTGTGTGAAATACTGAAATGTCACAGTGATATTTTTTAACTACTCATAAAGTTATatcagtcataaaaaagtatacAACATGGAGGAAAACCTGAGGCCTTCTTGTCATGCTTGCTAATGATGCAGTTCAAGCCGctacataaaaaatacatcattTCTGGAACCAATAGAAACCCATGGACTATCTGTCATTtggtgtatttaaaaaaaaataacagagaaaAGTATACGATCAGTCAGTATACATTGATGCACGCTAACATAATCAAAATTAAAGACAGGGAAGGGAATTGAAACTTCTGTCTCTTCCTTTAGATCTACCTCAGCTACTCAGACTTTCCCTTCAGCGCAGATCTAAATCTGTCTCACTGTTCCCAGATCTGGGAGAAAAGTATCACAACTGACCTGAAATCAACATCTAGGAGCAAAACATATCTTGCTCCTGATTGAGGTTTTGTCTGGGCCGGCGGCTGACAGCTAGGTGGAGGCAGGGCTCTTGGCTGCGCTTGGGGAGGAGCTACTCTGCTGGGTGGCAGGGGGTTCAACGGAGGCAGCCGTAACAGCACTGCCTCCTGAAACAGTCTGGGCCCCCTCTCCTTCCTCAGTGCCTGCTTCTCCatcctcatcctcttcatcctcgTCTTCATCCTCTGTAGAAAGAATGCAAAGGGAAATAAAAGTCCAACTGCTACAAGTCGCAACTTTAAGCCGTAACTTGCTGCCATCAAAGACTCACCCTGGGGGAAGTCAAGGCTGCGCAGGGCCTTGCCCTCTTTGTTGAAATCAACAGTGTAATGATCCATATTTTCATAGCCACGCTCAACTTTGTCCAGGTGTGCTGTACTGGATGCCTCTGCAAGCCTGAATACAAAAGGTGTCATTTGCATGATTTATGGAGGGAACGAAATttactcacagacagacagacagaccgacaatGTAACACTTGTTATACGTCATCAGCATGTGATGTTTAGCACATTCCGCAAGTTATTTCAGGATGCTGCATCTAAAGATAattatttgttacatttcacaGAATTACTTTTGACAGCTGCCAGACAGCAGGTGTGACGTCGCTGCATTAGGCTGAGGGGTTTTTAGGTGCACATGTTAATTTGGTATATTGttca includes the following:
- the crhb gene encoding corticotropin releasing hormone b, whose protein sequence is MKLNLLGTTLILLVAFLPRYECRAIESPGGALRVPAPQTQNSQPQQQRSGPILERLGEEYFIRLGNGDSNSFPSPPMYPGGTPAIYNRALQLQLTRRLLQGKVGNIRALISGFGDRGDESMERGRRSEDPPISLDLTFHLLREMMEMSKAEQLAQQAQNNRRMMELFGK